The following proteins are co-located in the Castanea sativa cultivar Marrone di Chiusa Pesio chromosome 8, ASM4071231v1 genome:
- the LOC142608143 gene encoding uncharacterized protein LOC142608143: MPSCTGCGEAIMGSCICCRQCSFRLHNSCAKLPRELQLPIHDKHPLVLREKTDHDMGTYKCNHCNLVCQHFFYHCTLCKFVLAVKCASSLQSILEVEIHDHPLVLVQGSNSFTCDFCGKKGEDMSCLCALCGIWFHRKCAFLPHMVKHIRHKHRLNLTKSLKTDQSEDRLCQFCVKKLDTNYGIYYCSSCDYAAHLDCAMHKDGRELIFNWKSKDEEPIESSTKVGEDKIEIPIKIKHFSHVHDLKLTDQLENYEICDGCIRSIFPPFYKCAQCSFFLHKSCVELPHEKQHPLHNHMLTLSSTRPRLALCDACKLLTNGFTYKCYECWAFQIDVSCSLIPEKLTHVGHKHSLILSSTTLDENCSACNYEMKIFRCTKGEFTLDFGCATLPLKVKHRQHEHLFSLQYTAEDISGEYYCDICEEERDSKFWFYYCDECSFPAHPKCIFGEFLNSKHRDCRNIKFGITYTSDIHQHPLTLARKTMDHDSCDKCGKFCNEVAYECATCNSIIQVEGLPNCEISLMDFAVEYKEVRKCLSLFFKGKFMRIKFRIEAHVPHSLILFLFLLLSNRLYNLRYFTFVHGNLPYIYIICSNAMRSLQFSKSHLVSEHHNLWKIFASFIFWSEVSGRTTSSGPFNPFFLPHSNNNSSLALVSHW, encoded by the coding sequence ATGCCCTCTTGTACTGGGTGTGGTGAAGCAATTATGGGTTCTTGCATCTGTTGTCGACAATGTAGCTTTCGTCTTCATAATTCATGCGCCAAACTACCCCGTGAGTTGCAACTCCCAATACATGACAAACACCCTTTAGTTCTCCGGGAAAAAACAGATCATGATATGGGTACTTACAAATGCAATCATTGCAATTTAGTTTGCCAACATTTCTTTTACCATTGTACCCTCTGCAAATTTGTCCTTGCTGTCAAATGTGCTTCTTCGCTGCAATCCATCCTTGAAGTTGAAATTCACGACCACCCATTGGTCCTCGTCCAGGGGTCAAACTCATTCACTTGTGATTTTTGTGGTAAAAAAGGTGAGGACATGTCTTGCCTATGTGCCTTATGTGGTATTTGGTTCCACCGCAAATGTGCTTTCTTACCACACATGGTCAAACATATTCGGCACAAGCACCGTCTCAACCTCACCAAATCTCTCAAGACTGATCAATCTGAGGACCGACTTTGTCAATTTTGTGTAAAAAAGTTGGACACAAACTATGGGATTTATTATTGCTCAAGTTGCGATTATGCTGCCCATCTTGATTGTGCTATGCACAAGGATGGTAGGGAGTTAATATTTAATTGGAAATCAAAAGATGAGGAGCCTattgagtcatcaaccaagGTGGGAGAGGACAAAATTGAAATAcctataaaaattaaacattttagTCATGTGCATGACTTGAAGCTTACCGATCAGCttgagaattatgaaatatGCGACGGGTGTATACGGTCCATCTTCCCTCCATTTTACAAGTGTGCTCAGTGTTCTTTTTTTCTACACAAATCTTGTGTAGAATTACCCCATGAAAAGCAACACCCACTTCACAACCACATGCTCACCTTGTCATCAACGAGACCTAGGCTTGCTCTTTGTGATGCTTGCAAACTTTTAACTAATGGCTTTACCTATAAGTGTTATGAATGCTGGGCTTTTCAAATCGATGTTTCATGTAGTTTGATTCCTGAAAAGCTTACTCATGTTGGCCACAAGCATTCCCTCATTCTCTCCAGTACAACGTTAGATGAGAACTGTAGTGCTTGTAATTATGAAATGAAAATCTTTCGTTGTACTAAAGGTGAATTTACTCTAGATTTTGGATGTGCTACGCTGCCACTCAAGGTAAAACATAGACAACATGAGCATCTTTTTTCCTTACAATATACTGCTGAAGATATTTCAGGTGAATATTATTGTGATATTTGTGAGGAAGAACGAGATTCAAAGTTTTGGTTCTATTACTGTGATGAATGTAGTTTTCCTGCTCACCCCAAATGTATATTTGGAGAGTTCTTAAATAGCAAGCATCGAGACTGCCGAAACATCAAGTTTGGAATCACTTACACATCCGACATCCACCAACATCCCCTCACTCTTGCTCGTAAGACTATGGACCATGACTCATGTGACAAGTGTGGTAAATTTTGCAATGAAGTGGCCTATGAATGTGCCACTTGTAATTCCATTATTCAGGTGGAGGGTCTGCCGAATTGTGAAATCTCTCTGATGGACTTCGCCGTGGAATATAAAGAAGTAAGAAAATGtttgagtttattttttaagggaaaatttatgaggataaaatttagaattgaaGCTCATGTTCCGCattcattaattttgtttttatttcttttacttaGCAATCGCCTATATAATCTAAGATACTTTACCTTTGTTCATGGTAAcctcccttatatatatatcatatgttCAAATGCAATGCGGAGTTTGCAGTTTTCTAAGTCTCACTTGGTATCAGAGCATCACAATCTCTGGAAGATTTTTGCATCTTTTATATTTTGGTCTGAAGTTTCTGGTAGGACAACTAGTTCGGGTCCATTTAACCCCTTTTTCTTGCCCCACTCCAATAATAATTCTAGTTTGGCACTTGTTTCTCATTGGTGA